One genomic window of Thermoanaerobaculia bacterium includes the following:
- the uvrC gene encoding excinuclease ABC subunit UvrC, producing the protein MAAFETPAPPENLPDAPGVYLFRNSRDRIVYVGKARSLKKRVSSYFHKTIEDVKTRALLSEYRSLETIVTRTELEALLLENALIKKHHPRYNVCLRDDKTYPYIKITTGEEWPRALVTRRVLDDGHSYFGPFWGGLVRRTMKMITRHFQIRTCSIEIDGRLPRPCLYYDLHACLAPCVAGLTTKEAYDEAVRDVILFLQGKNTELSRSLEKKMEEAAASENFEMAAAYRDALRTVEELAERQVVQRLSGEDADTWGIHEDGGDAAIQVLVARGGTILDRRELFFEKVEGTAPEELLSTVIAQFYDQTTFLPDEVQVPFDLPDRELLEEFLTAKKGSRVVVRRPQRGPAKDRLEMAMVNAKARHHVRFRRSKTAEEDAVARLSRLLGLPEPARRIEGFDISHIQGTTSYASMVVFEGGRPKKSDYRLFKIHAQDLLAPDDFASMAEAVSRRYSRVAAEGGALPDLVLVDGGRGQLSAAITALDRIGVEVPVVGLAKKEEELYVPGRPDPIRLARHESALRLVQRVRDEAHRFAIGRHRRTRRSVALTTSLRGVPGVGPIKAKKLLRRFGSVGGVRQAPREEIASVVGPRAAENVIEHLRGQ; encoded by the coding sequence GTGGCGGCGTTCGAAACACCCGCGCCTCCGGAAAATCTCCCCGACGCCCCCGGCGTGTATCTCTTCCGGAACTCGCGCGACCGGATCGTGTACGTGGGCAAGGCGCGCTCGCTCAAGAAGCGCGTCTCCTCCTATTTCCACAAGACGATCGAGGACGTCAAGACGCGCGCGCTGCTGTCGGAATACCGATCGCTCGAGACGATCGTCACCCGGACCGAGCTCGAGGCGCTCCTGCTCGAGAACGCCCTCATCAAGAAGCACCATCCGCGTTACAACGTCTGCCTCCGCGACGACAAGACCTATCCGTACATCAAGATCACGACGGGAGAGGAGTGGCCGCGCGCGCTCGTCACGCGCCGGGTCCTCGACGACGGGCATTCCTACTTCGGCCCGTTCTGGGGCGGCCTCGTCCGGCGCACGATGAAGATGATCACCCGCCACTTCCAGATCCGGACGTGCTCGATCGAGATCGACGGACGCCTGCCCCGCCCGTGCCTGTACTACGACCTGCACGCCTGCCTCGCGCCGTGCGTCGCGGGGCTCACGACGAAGGAGGCCTACGACGAAGCGGTCCGCGACGTGATTCTTTTCCTGCAGGGAAAGAACACGGAGCTCTCGCGGAGTCTCGAGAAGAAGATGGAGGAGGCGGCGGCGTCGGAGAACTTCGAGATGGCGGCGGCGTACCGCGACGCGCTGCGTACCGTCGAGGAGCTCGCCGAGCGGCAGGTCGTCCAGCGCCTCTCGGGCGAAGACGCCGACACCTGGGGGATCCACGAGGACGGCGGCGACGCCGCGATCCAGGTGCTCGTCGCGCGCGGGGGCACGATCCTCGACCGGCGGGAGCTCTTCTTCGAGAAGGTGGAGGGGACGGCTCCCGAGGAGCTCCTCTCGACGGTGATCGCGCAGTTCTACGACCAGACGACCTTTCTTCCCGATGAAGTTCAGGTCCCGTTCGACCTTCCCGACCGCGAGCTCCTCGAGGAGTTCCTGACGGCGAAGAAGGGGAGCCGCGTCGTCGTGCGCCGGCCGCAGCGGGGCCCGGCGAAGGATCGCCTCGAGATGGCGATGGTCAACGCGAAGGCGCGGCACCACGTCCGGTTCCGCCGCTCGAAGACGGCGGAGGAGGACGCCGTCGCCCGCCTTTCGCGCCTTCTCGGGCTCCCGGAGCCCGCGCGCCGCATCGAAGGCTTCGACATCTCCCACATCCAGGGGACGACCTCGTACGCGTCGATGGTCGTGTTCGAGGGCGGCCGCCCGAAGAAGTCCGACTACCGGCTCTTCAAGATCCACGCGCAGGACCTCCTCGCGCCCGACGATTTCGCGTCCATGGCGGAAGCCGTTTCGCGGCGCTACTCGCGGGTCGCGGCCGAGGGCGGCGCGCTTCCCGACCTCGTCCTCGTCGACGGCGGCCGGGGGCAGCTCTCGGCGGCGATCACGGCGCTGGACCGGATCGGAGTCGAGGTCCCCGTCGTCGGCCTGGCCAAGAAGGAGGAGGAGCTCTACGTTCCCGGGCGCCCCGACCCGATCCGGCTCGCCCGCCACGAGAGCGCGTTGAGGCTCGTGCAGCGGGTCCGCGACGAGGCGCACCGTTTCGCGATCGGCAGACACCGGCGCACGCGGAGATCGGTCGCGCTCACGACGAGCCTGCGCGGGGTTCCCGGGGTGGGTCCGATCAAGGCGAAGAAGCTCCTCCGCCGGTTCGGCTCCGTGGGCGGGGTTCGCCAGGCGCCCCGCGAAGAGATCGCGAGCGTCGTCGGGCCGCGCGCGGCCGAGAACGTCATCGAGCACCTCCGCGGGCAATGA
- the uvrB gene encoding excinuclease ABC subunit UvrB, with amino-acid sequence MDTDKPASFRESQQRTSGAFRLVSEFTPQGDQPSAIEALVGGLRSGKKDQVLLGVTGSGKTFTMAKVIETVNRPTLVLSHNKTLAAQLYQEFKTFFPDNAVEYFVSYYDYYQPEAYVPQTDTYIEKETSRNEEIDKLRLSASKALFERRDVIVIASVSCIYGLGSPESYYDMLAFLEVGDAAGVPALLRKLVAMQYERTNADLARGTFRVRGDVVEIAPAYEDAAVRVEFFGEEIEKISRIDPLRGSVLARVPRLAIYPRTFYATPRSVLDLAITDIQVELEERLAELNAENRKLEAQRLHQRTMFDIEMIRELGYCNGIENYSRHLSRRRPGEPPPTLIDYFPADFLLMVDESHVTIPQVRGMYFGDQSRKKTLVDFGFRLPSALDNRPLTFDEFRERIGQTVYVSATPAEYELVQSGGEIVEQLIRPTGLVDPEIEIRPVKGQVDDLLGVVREAASRRERVMVTTLTKRMSEDLTNYFTELGIRCQYLHSDIQTLDRVRLIGEFRKGTFDCLIGINLLREGLDIPEVAVVAILDADKEGFLRSTTSLIQTSGRAARNLAGRVIFYADATTESMRRAIDETRRRREKQTAYNLEHGIEPASIVKSLDSPLLAMSNLDYLEPLQIQKRATPVDEEALSKKIASLEKEMRAAARDLEFEKAASVRDELRKLRELQIFRG; translated from the coding sequence ATCGACACGGACAAGCCGGCGTCGTTTCGCGAGTCGCAGCAGCGGACGAGCGGCGCCTTCCGGCTCGTCTCGGAATTCACGCCGCAGGGAGACCAGCCCTCCGCGATCGAAGCGCTCGTCGGCGGGCTTCGTTCCGGAAAGAAGGACCAGGTGCTCCTCGGCGTCACCGGCTCCGGGAAGACGTTCACGATGGCGAAGGTGATCGAGACCGTCAACCGGCCGACCCTCGTCCTCTCGCACAACAAGACGCTCGCGGCGCAGCTCTACCAGGAGTTCAAGACGTTCTTCCCGGACAACGCCGTCGAGTATTTCGTCTCCTACTACGACTACTACCAGCCGGAGGCGTACGTCCCGCAGACGGACACGTACATCGAGAAGGAGACCTCGCGCAACGAGGAGATCGACAAGCTGCGCCTGTCGGCCTCGAAGGCGCTGTTCGAGCGCCGCGACGTGATCGTCATCGCCTCCGTGTCGTGCATCTACGGCCTCGGGAGCCCGGAGTCGTACTACGACATGCTCGCGTTCCTCGAGGTCGGGGACGCGGCCGGCGTTCCGGCGCTCCTGCGAAAGCTCGTCGCGATGCAATACGAGCGCACGAACGCGGACCTGGCGCGCGGCACGTTCCGCGTGCGCGGGGACGTGGTCGAGATCGCCCCGGCATACGAGGACGCCGCCGTCCGCGTCGAGTTCTTCGGCGAGGAGATCGAGAAGATCTCGCGCATCGATCCGCTGCGCGGCAGCGTCCTCGCCCGCGTGCCGCGCCTCGCGATCTACCCGAGGACGTTCTACGCGACGCCGCGCTCCGTCCTCGACCTCGCGATCACGGACATCCAGGTCGAGCTGGAGGAGCGGCTCGCCGAGCTCAACGCCGAGAACAGGAAGCTGGAGGCGCAGCGCCTCCACCAGCGAACGATGTTCGACATCGAGATGATCCGCGAGCTCGGGTACTGCAACGGGATCGAGAACTATTCGCGGCATTTGTCGCGGCGCCGTCCCGGCGAGCCGCCCCCGACCCTCATCGACTACTTCCCCGCCGACTTCCTCCTGATGGTGGACGAATCGCACGTGACGATCCCCCAGGTCCGCGGAATGTACTTCGGCGACCAGTCGCGGAAGAAGACGCTCGTCGACTTCGGGTTCCGGCTGCCTTCGGCGCTCGACAACCGGCCGCTGACGTTCGACGAGTTCCGGGAGCGCATCGGCCAGACGGTCTACGTCTCCGCCACACCCGCCGAATACGAGCTCGTGCAGAGCGGCGGCGAGATCGTGGAACAGCTCATCCGTCCGACGGGACTCGTCGACCCGGAGATCGAGATCCGGCCCGTCAAGGGGCAGGTCGACGATCTCCTCGGCGTCGTCCGCGAGGCGGCGTCGCGGCGCGAGCGGGTCATGGTCACGACGCTGACGAAGCGCATGTCCGAGGACCTGACGAACTACTTCACCGAGCTCGGCATCCGGTGCCAGTACCTGCACTCCGACATCCAGACCCTCGACCGCGTGCGCCTGATCGGCGAGTTCCGGAAGGGGACGTTCGACTGCCTGATCGGGATCAACCTCCTGCGGGAGGGGCTCGACATCCCCGAGGTGGCGGTCGTCGCGATTCTCGATGCGGACAAGGAGGGCTTCCTGCGGAGCACGACCTCGCTCATCCAGACGTCGGGACGCGCGGCGCGAAATCTCGCCGGGCGCGTCATCTTCTACGCGGACGCGACGACGGAGTCGATGCGGCGCGCGATCGACGAGACGCGCCGCCGCCGCGAGAAGCAGACGGCCTACAACCTCGAGCACGGGATCGAGCCCGCGTCGATCGTGAAGTCGCTCGATTCGCCGCTGCTCGCGATGTCGAACCTCGACTACCTCGAGCCGCTCCAGATTCAGAAGCGGGCCACACCCGTCGACGAGGAGGCGCTCTCGAAGAAGATCGCTTCGCTCGAGAAGGAGATGCGGGCCGCGGCCCGCGACCTCGAGTTCGAGAAGGCGGCGTCGGTCCGGGACGAGCTCAGGAAGCTCAGAGAGCTGCAGATCTTCCGGGGCTGA